Genomic DNA from Orcinus orca chromosome 6, mOrcOrc1.1, whole genome shotgun sequence:
ggtgatgcagtggttaagaatctgcctgccaatgcaggggacacgggtttgagccctggtcctggaagatcccacgtgctgcagagcaactaagcctgtgagccacaactactgagcccgtgtgccacaactactgagcccacgagccacaactactgagcccacgaaccacagctactgaagcctgtttgcctagagcctgtgctccacaacaagagaagccaccacaatgagaagccagtgcactgcaacagagtagtcCTCTCTCTCCGCAACCaaagaaaagcccgcgtgcagcaacgaagacccaacgcagtcagaaataaaacaaataaaaaacaaaacaaaacaaaacaaaacaaaacaaaaccaaaagaccaCTACCACCCCATCCTCCCTCTCTCATTTTAAAGGACTCAGTGCCCATGTCATCCCTTCTGGAAGATTCTTGCCCACCTCCAGGCTGGCTTAGCTGTTCCTGTAACCCCTCTACCTTAACACAGTGTATCCTAAGTCAcctgcagttttttttcttttgaaggttgattttaatgaacaaaaatctctgtataaaaacatttaaactttatcaaattctttaaaaatacacacacacacagatccaaATCCAATACAGAATCATTTGAAGATTATCATTTTTCACCTCAGCATAACATGTAGAGGGATTTCTGGATAAAACTTTACATGTGAAAAAAGACCCATAGtcttacacatgcacacacacaagagCACACAGTCACAATCAGGAAGAACTAAAGTATATGGTAAGAATGCAAACGGAATGGGAATGAATTTCTTGTAAAGCTTATATAAAAGAATgctgcaaaggggcttccctggtggcgcagtggttgagagtctgcctgccgatgcaggggacacgggttcgtgccccggtccgggaagatcccacatgccacggagcggctaggcccgtgagtcatggccgctgggcctgtgcgtccagagcctgtgctcctcaacgggagaggccacaacagtgagaggccacgtaccgcaaacaaacaaacaaacaaacaaaaaaaaaagaatgctgcaTGAGTAAAAGAACTTTCTATACCAAGAGAAGATGCAGAGAgtggaaagagaaagcagaggtTAGTCTAACTCATTAATAAATAGTTTGAGAAGGTCATTCAAGAACAGTGAATTTGGGGAGTTACAGATAATCCCTAGTTTTCACCACCTCAAATTCTGTGAATCTGGTAACTGATGATGCTTTGAAAGtgtctatgttttcatttttttgtaggtCTTGATTTGTTCATCAATTTTTAGGTGTGGTTTGTCCCTTTTGGTGTTAATTCCTCAGTTCTCGCTCAGTGTTACATCCAATTCACCAGAAGAGCCACAGTAAGAAACGATGGCAAGCACAGAGGACTACAAGCGTGGCAGTCACGGATGGCAGTTAATAAGAGCCAGACGGCCTGGGTTTGCATTTCAGTGTCACTAGCTGCTAGCTTCCTGTTACTCAGCAAGCTCCTCGGCCACTctctgtctccatttcctcaaCTTCAATTAGGGATCATTATTACCTACTTCATATAGGGCTATTAAGAGGATTTAAACAAGATAATCCACTTAAAGAATTTatcacactgggcttccctggtggcgcagtggttgagagtccacctgccgatgcaggggacatgggttcgtgccccggtccgggaagatcccacatgccgcggagcggctgggcccgtgagccatggccgctgagcctgcgcgtccggagcctgtgctccacaacgggagaggacacaacagtgagaggtccgcgtaccacaaaaaaaaaaaaaaaaaaaaaaaaagaatttatcacACTGCCTGACACAACTAAATGTGCAATAAATGTTACCTAAAATTACTATTAGTCATAGAATtacagggaaatcaaaagaagaattttCCTTTCTCCATATTTCTCTTTAATGAGGTTTTCAGAGGCAAAAAAGATTGAGGATCTAGtcttatgaatatagatattTGCttttatgttagaaaaaaaattacatggctCCATATcacaaaatttaacatctttcCATTAAACATCACACAATCCTCATCATCGTTATGCCCTACACACACTCTAAGTGATGTGGAGTTTCTACTGATATTCAACAATAGGGtccagaaattttaaataagaaatagtTGCAGAAATGCATGTTGGGCAGTAATCTGTGGGTGCCCTAAAAGCTTGGGCCAACACAGATGCCTGGGATTCTGCCTCCAAGGCCTGGACCCGCCCACACACAGTCAGATGGGTCAGGTTCCTGCAGCCCTTCAAAGCTCCATTTGAGACCCCCTTCAAGAGGGGAGTTCCCAATAGGTGAAAGGAGCAGCAGCCACTGAGGATGGAATGCCCCACACCTACTTCAGTACGATAGGATAGCTATCATTGGTTTCTTTCATTGTGTCCAGAATAAAACAGGCTTCTTCCTGAAAGCTCTGTATCATTTCATCACTAAAGAGCACAAGGATTCCTGTGGGCCCCTGCTTGTGGACCTGGCTGATCTGGCAAGGGGAAATGCTGAAAAGCTGAGCCATTTTTTCTGTCAGTTCAACAGCTGTCAGTTCTTCTAGGTAGATGGCATGGTAAACGAAGAAAGTACCATTTGAGTCTCCATCCTCATGcttctgctgctgttgctgctgccccCTCAGCCGCAAGGATTCCTGACAAACATAAATGGTTAGCCTTGGGCGCACCATCCGGCCTTTTAATGCATTAAAAAGTCTGATTCCATCTGCAGGGCCACAGATTTGAATCACATCGTCTCTAGTTAGTTTCAATAAATCTGCCCCTGAGACGTTTGTAAAAAGCCTCGTGAACGTGGAAAAACGGTTTCCATGCAACCACTGCTGAGCCTCCTGAGGTGTGGTTGTCGGCAAGAGGTTATCTGTGACTGGAGGGGGCAGCTCTGGCTGGTGACTTGGTGAACCATTTCCTTCCCCAAGAGAAAGACTGCTATGGGAACTGCTGAAGCCAGGTGATGGGGAATTATTGACATACGTGATCTTGGGCCGTGGAGAACACTCTGTGAGTATAGTTGTCTCATGGGAAGGTTGCTATTTCTCCTTCTCATGAGGCGTTCgtttctccattttctccctgtctgttttttgttttctgtctgcacCTTTGGGCTTGAAGACTTTGATTTGGCAGCTGGCTGAGTGTAAGTGCCCAGTATATTCCCCGTTCTCATTCTCCTTGAAGGTATCGGTTTGTACTCGAAATGGcactcccttctctccaccaTGTTTCTGCATAGTGAACTCTGTGCTAATACAATGCACTTGAATAAACACAGATGTCCTCTTTGCAGGGTCCCACAGGAACTCCACTGTATTTAGTTGGTTTGGATTAGCCCTAGGATCGATTATACCCACAGACATTGGGATATCTACGTCAAGAATTCTATCTCCAGGTGGGTTCCACCTCCAGCCCTCCAGCTGCTGATGTTCAGTGTATTGGAGCCGTCTGTCATGGAACACGACACGGAATACACTCTTCACCAACTTGCCATTAATTTCTGGTAGTTCTCCAAGTTTCCTGTTGTCTAGTATTTGGATTTCATAAGACTGGCCTTGATTGAGATGTGTCAGGGTTTCATCATGGAGTTTCACTGCTGGAGAGGTGGCAGCACAAAGCACATATTGAAAAGGGAGGATTTTATTCTCATTATCTGGCGGCAAACTTGACTCTTCTTGCTTAAAAATGGGCAATGCTTGGACATCACCTGCGCTCCCATGTCGCTTTCGCACCTTTTCTCCCGCCCCTTTCTGCGGGAACCACCTGCCGTTTATCTGTCTGTCCCAAGACACAGGCAGGAGGGTGTCTGCTCTACCTCTGGGTCCTCAGCGTACAGCCCAGTAAATGAGTCCAGGGCTGGATCCCTGACTCCAACATGGATCTCATTTCCCTCCCTCACCAGCCTGATCCCAGCCCAATCCAGCTCTGCTCAAGTTCTGACCTCATCCAAGACCCCAGCTTCACTTTTGACTCTTACCTCACCCTGGCCTCAACAGCACacaaaggaaaggaataaaggcAGGTGCCCCTCACTCCAGGGGTACATCTCTACCTCCCTGAAGAAGGACTCAGCGTCCTGAGCCCTCTTCGAGTCTGCAGAGGGGAATGAGGGCAAGTGGGGGTGGGAACCTGGGCAATGCAAGTTCCAGACCTGACCCGGTCTATTGGCACCCTCTAGAGGACAGTTCTATTACCAGAGCTGGCTTTGCAACTAGATCCTATACCACCTCTCCACAATGAGGGGCTACAGTCCTCAGAAGCTTCTGGACCCACTGCCCACCATCCACTACTCCACCTGGGGGGCCTCCTTACGTTCTGCAGAccagcaaccccacccttttTTCTCAGCACTGGGTCACCTGCTCAAATCCCAAACTGGCCCATCTTTGGAGGCTCAGCCATTCCCTGGCTCCAGAAGTCCTCTCAGATGGCAGCTGGTGCCCTGGTTTGCTCCTGACCCCTCCTTGGTCACCCCACCTGCAGCCTTACATTCTGGTCCAGCTTGGCTCCTTCCCAGATGCCTTGCTTGCTGTTCCCAAGGGAGGCATCTTCTTGATGGTGGGGTCTAgggttccccttcccccactcagACGGGGGCTCCCAGAGCACGAGGCCCAGGCTCTTTCTCCTCCCCACCAGACTAAGAACCTCCAGAGAACCAGGCCTGGCTTTCTACCTCCCCTCTTAGACTGAGGTTTTCCTGCAAATATGGCTTAtgtctcttccttcccctcaGACTGGGAGGCCCCTGAGTCCTGGGCATgagcctctctttctttcttcggGATGGGCGCTTCCTTAGGTCTGACCCAGGGTCTTCTCCCCAACCCTTCCACCTGGCTATTGATCTCCAGACTTTTCCACCTCCAATCCCCATTCCATGCAGTTCTGCCCACAGCTGGGGCACTCAGGAGCCTCTGGAGCCTCCCCCAGCTCTGGGGCCCTGGGAGGGCTTCCTTCGGCTCTGGGCTGGACCTTTGGCTTGGAGCACAGGGCCTTCCTGTGGGACCGTGAGGCCCAGAGCACCCACCCAAGCTGCACCTCTGACCTCACAAAGGCTGCCTCAGAACCTGGTCTCCATGGCGCTGCTGGCAGGAGAAGGGATGCTATTTTGGGCAGTGCGTCCGGACTTGGTGATGGGGCCAAACCCCTGCCTCACTGACCTCTTCCCTGGAACAGCAGAGTAGAGCAGTGCTCGGGCCACCCCGAGGAGGGCCGAGAGGCGGGCTCTAGCTTGGGGACGCAGGGACAGCGGAGCCTGAGACAGTCACGGAGGAACAAGTTCAAGACCTGCTGTGACTGAGAGGCCCCCAAGCCTGACGCTGGGAAGCATAAGGCACTTGGGCAGAGTGAGTCGGGCTCTaggcagggctgggacaggggGCCTCCCCTGGGACCCAGGCCTGGGAGTGCCACTGCTGGGGACCACATGGGGAGGAGGTGACCGTGGGACTGTCTGGGGAAGGAACCCCAGCCGGGAGTTGAAGGCCTGGATATCTGCTCTGGTTTAGTCCTGAGTTGCTGCGTCATATGGGCGCATCACActtcctctctgggcttcagtttccttacccGTAAATTGACTGCTGGGAGGCCCAGTGGTGCAGCAGAGACTGGGAGGTTGTGTGGGGCTGGGCTGCCAGCAGAGCCTGGGGGGTGGGAGTCGGGGGGCGAGTAGAGACTGGCGACACGGGACCAAAGCAGAAGGGATGCAGATCAGAGTAATGGGTGGATTTCTGGCTTTGCTGGAGTGGTTCCTCCCTCTGGAGTCCCCTCCTGAGAGGCTGGGGCTAGAGGGTTTCTGCCATCAGGGCTAGGGATGTGAACTTAGGCTGCAGTTAGAGGGAAGCGGGCTAGAGAACAAGGGAGCATGCAGGATGGGGAAACTCCAGGGTTACCTTTGTGCTGTCATTTGTGAGGAAAATGGGGATTAAAAGGGGGGAATTTTCAGGAAAAGTGAGAGGGTAGATTTTGTTCTGAGGTGGGGGTTAGGACTAAATGAACTTTCAGGACCTCatcctgcgtgtgtgtgtgtgtgtgtgtgagtgtgtgtgtgtgcaaggggAGGCAGACAAGGCCCTGGAAAGTCACAGTGTAAGTCAGCAGCAAGAGAGCTTGAGGTTAGACTGAAGACAATAATACCCGCATATATGAGGGGTGGAGCTGCTGGGGGGAGGCTGTGGGCATCTCCACTGTCCAAAGCTGGGCTGCAGACTTGGGAAGGTCAGGAGGACCTCCGCAGGGCCTGGTCCGGGGACCACGAGTCCGGGGCCCAGCAGGGGTGAGGGGGTGTGGCTTTAGTGCCACTCCCCATTGGCTGAAGACACCGACCCCTCCTTCTCTGTCCCTGCCAGCTCGGCTGGGTTGAGGGGTTGGCACTGGCAGCAGCTGTCCCTGTGGCTTCTTCCCTGGGGGAGCTGAGGTCTGATGAGAATGAGGGGCGAAGTTCTGAGCCCCCCAGCCCTAGTGACCTCTCTCTGGCTCCACAGCATCTAAAAATCTCAAAGACAGAATATGGCTCAGGCTGACAGGAAGAAGCGGTAAGCATCCCACCCATTCCCCTACCCCAGCCCTTCCGTCCTGCACCCAGCACACCCCCagggccctccctgcccctctctcaGCCTCTCCCTCATGGTAGCTGATGCTCCCAgactccttccttcccaccccgTACCAGCCCATGGGGCCCAGAAGAAGGATCTCTCCCACCTGTGCCCATAGCCAAGcatgggctgggccctgggctgaGGGGAGGCTCAGAAAGACCCAGATGAGGGTCAAGGAGTTGGGCAGTGGGTTCCAGCTGCCCCTGTGTAGGTTGTGCTCAATTGAACTGAACTCACCACCTCTCACCCGCTCAGGCTCAGGTCTCTTTGGGGtgaaataaaagccaaagtccttgcGATGGCCAAGGCCCTGCCTATCTAGTGCCCATTTCCTCTctgaccttcccccaccccactctcccctcctttctttcaaACATGCTCAGAGTCCTTCAGTGGCCATCCCCCCTGCCTGAAACGTTCTTTCCGCAGTTCCCCACAGGGCtcgctccctcccctcctccctgtctttttcgtttttaaaataaatttatttatttattggctgcttgggtcttcgttgctgcgcataggctttctctagttgccgccaGCGGGGCTACTCTcccttgcggtgcatgggcttctcattgcagtggcttctcttgttgcggagcatgggctctaggtgcatgggcttgagtagttgcggtgcacaggctcagtagttgcggctcgtgagctctagagcgcaggctcagtagttgtggtgcacaggcttagttgccccgcggcatgtgggatcttcccggaccagagctcaaacccgtgtctcctgcattggcaggcggattcttaaccactgcgccaccagggtagtcccctcctccctgtctttgctcaaatgccaccttctcagtgAAGCTCACCCTGACTGCCCTATTCAGTCACTGTCCACCCCGTTTTCCTTGCCCTACCTTTTCCCGTAGGATGTACTACCTTCTACCACACAGATGACCTACTTAGGACATTTCATCTCTGCCTGTCAGCTCCACATGAGCATGGATGTTGGTCTGCTTGTGTGCTCTTGGATAGAGAGAATGAATGGGTCCCTTCTGTGCCAATGACATCGCTGTCTCTGCCCAGGACTCTCATAGGGCTTTAGACCCTTTTTCCAGAGACTCACTGGTCCTGCAGGCAGCTCAGTCCCAGCTGAAAACAGCCTTTTCCACTCCTCTCCCGCCACTTCCCATGGTCTCAGCTCAGTCAAGGATCCCCTTCTCCTCCGATGCTCAAGCCAGAAGTCAAGGCCTTGTCCTTGATATTCTGTCCCCCACTAACCACCTCATGTCCCTCACATCTAACCACCAATCTGCTAAAATATGTAAGATATCCTCACTCCCACATCCCTACGCCCTCACAGCCATTTTAGGCCACCACTTGCCCATTCTTCAAGTCTCTTCAGGCCTTGCCTCCCACCCGGGGGCTTCTTGCTCTGATGGTGTTATCCATCTCCTCCACTGGATGAAGCCATCCAAGGGCAGAGACTGGATTTTTACTTTTCCCCCTTGTGCCTGACTTATAAGTAGCTGCTCAACAAACGTGTTAAATGGATAAATATTGGTTAGCCGGTTAAATGGTTGGCTTGAGGTTAGTTGGATAGTTTGCAGCTGGTTGGTTGATTAGATAATTAAATGAGCTGGTCAATAGGAGAATCAGTTGGTTAAGTTGCTAGGTTGATGAGTCAAAGGGTTGGTTGGTGGGTTGTTAGATATTTAGTTCCTTGGTTAGCACATATTACTTAGGTAATTACCTCATTGGCTGTTAGTTTCTTGGTTTGTAGGCTAGTTTtcttagatgccctttatcatTCTATACCCTTCCTTGAGCTCTCTCATCTATGCCCATGGGTCAGACGACCATCTACGACATTTGGACATGGTGACGTCCAAATAGGTATCTCTAAACAAGACCACATGACCGGCAGCCTCCTTACTGGTCACCACCACTTAGCTGTCTAGTGAGCTCCTCAAACTCGCCACACCCAGAAGGGGACCCCTCATTCTCCAGCCTAAGCCTGCAGCTTCTCTCATGTGCCTCACACAGGCCATCGTGCTGCTCTAGCCAGAGCCTGGGGTCATCCCTGACACTTCCTTCTCCATTCTCCTCTCTAATAAGACACCAGGTCTGTCGGTTTGACTGTCTTCCTCTCACCACCGCCACTGCACCTTCCTGGCTCAGGCTGCCATCACCTCTCAGCCTGTCCGATTGCTCACCACGCCTCTACTCATGCTCCCTTATTCCTGCCTCCAAAGAGGAGACAGTGCTTCCGCTTAAATCCGTCACCCCACGGCCCTCTGGGGCGAGGTCAGACTGCCTAACGTGGGCCATGAGGCCATCTGCCCCTCTCTGCCCATCTCGTGCcactctctgttctctctctgcagCCCATCCTTATAGAATTCCTCTATACATCACACACTGTCATAGCTGCAAGCCTTTGTCCAAGCATTAGCCCAGAACCTTCCCCCAGCCTCCTTTGATGCTCCTTCATCTGGCCGGTCTTGTATTCTAGACCTAAATTTCCTCTGGGAGAGACTCCTACTCCCTCCTCTGGGTCATCTGCTTCCTCCCTGCAACCCCATAGTGCCCACTCTTCACTGTGGCAACACTCTTTACAATTTTAAGTAACTGCTTAGTTAATTGTTCATCTTCCTAAGAGCCGGGATCATGCCAATGTTCTTTACTGCAGTCACTGAACACAGCAGGcatggtaggcattcaataaatcttTGGTTCACTGGCTCCTTGGTGGTTGTCACTTACCGCGTCCTGCCTGCTTTGTGGTGAGGAGGAAGGGGCCAGGGTTCCAGAGCTCTCTTGGTGTCTGTGACTTCCTGCTTTGTCTACTGCTCCTCTGCCTCTGTGGTACCTTCCCAGGACTGTTCTTGAATTCCTGCTGTCTCGGGCTCTTCTTCAGGGCTGAGGAGGCATAGGGGCAAGGCGACCCTTATATGATGCTGCATGGGAGCTGCAGCTGGATGGGAGCCAGTGGGCCAACCATCCAGGCAACTCTACATCCCCCTCCATGTGCTCAGTCCTGGGTTTGTTTCCCTGAAGTAAGGAGACAGCAAGGACTAGGGTGGGTGAGGAATGAGCATGGGGTCTCAGACAGAAAAGTGGGAGGGGTTCTATCCATGCCTGGTTTACATTTCTCACTCCCTTACTCTCTGCTGCTGTGAGGCTGGGGAAAGTCAGCAAGCTGAGGCGGGGTGTGGGTGATGTTGCTGACCCCAGCGGGATGAGGAAGGTGAGGGTCACTCAGCGTGGGAGGCGGGGGAGGGTCACCAGTCTGAACAAGCACTAAGGCTGCACTTAGAGGCATCTGCACCCCACCTCCTCCTAAGCCTCCGGACACCGTCTCCTTCCTCACACTCAAGTCCTATTCCCCCACCACCAACAGAAGATAGAGCCTCTAACTCACTTTTTCATCCGTCTATCCATCCAATCATGCACTTACTAAACAAACGTTTATCAAGCctctaccatgtgtcaggcactgtgggaagttctggggatctagtgGAGAGTAACAGATGAATTCTCAGTTTTCGTTCATTCGACAGTGTATACtgcacacctactatgtgcccggCACTGTGCTAGACAATGAGGATACACCAGGGAGTAAGACACAGTCCCTCCTTTCCTCTGTCCCTCccgttcattcgttcattcattcactccctcACAAGCATTCATTTGTGTTGACCTTGCTTCAGAGCCTGGTATATTGTGCCGTCCCCGTCATCTCTGGCAGAACCTGGGGCATGCTTCAGGCCTCAGTGCTGTTTCTAGGGCCCAGGAGCAGACTTTGCCACAACCTGTGCTGTTTGCAGAGCCTCACTGCTGCCAGCTCCTGCCTGATGCCTTACCTGTGTCCCCAGAGCTCTGGCCCCagcagacaggcagacagacagacaactGAGCTCCACTCTCCTGCCTGCTCTCTCCCATCTGCTTCTCCCCTGAGGCTCTTTGGCAGCACAGATGGCGCTCACTGGCTTCCCAGCTGCCTCCTCTGCAAACTGGCCTCATTAGTGCTCGCTTCTCAATGGTCCAGTCCCCCATCAGGAGGAAGAAGGGGCATGATCTGGATACCCCCAGTCCCTCTCCACATCCCTGGGACTCTCACATGCCTCTGACCCCAGCAGTACCAGCTGCCCTGGGCAAGAGGAGGTGTGTGGAGAGGCCACTGGGTTACCCATTAACTCAGCCATGAGTTGAAAACCCGATGGACTGTAAGCGCGCCTGATCTCATTTCTGCCCATGGGCTCGGGCTGCTGCTTCAGGTCCACCCGCATGTCCAAGATGGTCACACCGTCTGCAGTAAGAAGGATGCAAACAGTACTGCAGAAGGAGATGGTGCGCGAGTTCCTGGCCGAGTTCCTGAGCACGTTTGTCATGatggtgagtgggtgggtggcaCAGGGTGAGCAGGCTCTGAGGAAGGGGCCTCAGGAAGGTAGGGCTCAGTAAGGGCAATCCATGACCCCCTCCCCACCGCTGGGCCCTGAGTCACACTGTCCATTTCCCGGCCTCTGAGCTAGGAGCCTGAGGGAGAAGCATAGGAACATAAGGAGAGCTCTGTCTTTCTCACCAAGCCTTTTTGGGAGAGAAAGGGCTCATGGTACGTGGGAGCAGAATGAAATCCTGGGCTGCTTGGGGATGGGTGGGTCAGGGGGCATGCCTGGAAGTGAGGAGAAGGGAAACAAAGAGCAAAGAGATTGGAGAGGACATTGAGGCTTTGAGAATTAACCCTGAGGGTAATGGGGAGACATCGAAGGTTCTCAAGCAGGGGAATGATATGGCCAGATTTGGATCTTAAAAGGAAATTCCAGGCGCAGTGTGGAGCCTAAGCTGAATGGGCAAAGCTGGAGGGAGGGGAACCGAAGAGGCTGTGGCAATGACCTAGGATAGAGGtagagaggctgtggagaagaaAGCACACATCTGAGAGAGTTATGGAAGAGGGAACCTGCAAGCAACAGATGTGGGGTAAATGCTTAGGGGGCCGTTCTGCGGAGCCTGCGGCCCAGCGCAGGGTGAGGCGTGAGGTCAGTTTTAATGGGACCAGGTGAGGTGCCGGGGAGAAATCTCGGGGGCGGTTGGATATAGAGGTCTGGAACTCTAGAGAGTGGCTTGGGCTGGAAGTAAAGAGTTAGACTACATCAGAATATGAATTGTGGTTATAAAAATTGTCCAGTGAGAATgtacagacagagaaaaaaacgGAGTTGAGGACAGCCTGAAGAATGAAGAGAAGCACACAAAGGGGCCTGAGAAGGAGTGACcggaggggtgaggggagaagTGGGGGGGGGACCAGGTTACAGAAGCGGCGGGGTCCACAAGGAGGGAGTGGTCAGCAGCGTGGGAGGCTGCAGACAGGCCAGAGAAGTGAGCGCTGACGCCTTCTTGTAGAGTATGGCAACCTGGAGGTCCTGGGGCACATTGGTGAGGGCTCTTTTAGTGGATCATGGGACAGAAACCATAGGCAAGTGGGATGTGGGTTTTCTTGGAAACTCCCTGTCCGTCCACCTGCATCGGCCCTGCCACTTATCCCATCCAGCCTCTGCCCTTAAGCTGTGGCCATGCTTGTTTGCACCTTACGAAGGCCCAGGTCCATGAAAAGAAGGGCTAGCCTCTGGGAAGGGAAGTGAAGGTGTCGGGAGTGTCCCAGAGgcggcagggggctgggggttggggggagaggaCGAGTGTGgttgtgtgttcgtgtgtgtgtgtacgttgaGTCACGGTGTAGGAGGCAGTGGGATCCACAGAGCCCTGGAGACACCTAGGTTCTTATACTGATCATCCTGCCAGTGAGTCACCAGCTGGCCTTGGACAGGTCTCTCTGTGGCTCAGAGCCTGTCTTCTCAGACATTATTAAGTGTGTTGGATCGGGCCTCCATGGGCTTTGGAGCTGGGTTTGGATTCCGGCTCTGCTATCTTCTAGCTCTGTGATCTTACATAAGCATCTTAACTGTTCAGAACTTTACTAATAGCGAGCTGGCCAACTTTGTGAAGAAGGTCAAGAGACCGACCCCCAGCGCACATAGGACATATGTGTTGGTTGCTTGTCAAACTTACAAGCGCTCTCAgctgctctcccctccctgccactcGCTGTCTCCCCCTTCTCCATTACCTGCCCTCCTGAGCTGTGACACCAGCATCTGGATCCGCTCTTGCCTTAA
This window encodes:
- the LOC101277929 gene encoding LOW QUALITY PROTEIN: alpha-globin transcription factor CP2-like (The sequence of the model RefSeq protein was modified relative to this genomic sequence to represent the inferred CDS: substituted 1 base at 1 genomic stop codon), which encodes MGIGAVKLHDETLTHLNQGQSYEIQILDNRKLGELPEINGKLVKSVFRVVFHDRRLQYTEHQQLEGWRWNPPGDRILDVDIPMSVGIIDPRANPNQLNTVEFLWDPAKRTSVFIQVHCISTEFTMQKHGGEKGVPFRVQTDTFKENENGEYTGHLHSASCQIKVFKPKGADRKQKTDREKMEKRTPHEKEKXQPSHETTILTECSPRPKITYVNNSPSPGFSSSHSSLSLGEGNGSPSHQPELPPPVTDNLLPTTTPQEAQQWLHGNRFSTFTRLFTNVSGADLLKLTRDDVIQICGPADGIRLFNALKGRMVRPRLTIYVCQESLRLRGQQQQQQKHEDGDSNGTFFVYHAIYLEELTAVELTEKMAQLFSISPCQISQVHKQGPTGILVLFSDEMIQSFQEEACFILDTMKETNDSYPIVLK